In a genomic window of Variovorax paradoxus:
- a CDS encoding response regulator transcription factor yields MARNSKFQSVLIVHDDLQVTERLRTVVSVLEPRARVLVARSCAQAREILARSSCSLALVGMDLPEDGGVSTILHLREAHPHMERIAVSALPDTQRVRAAVSAGVAGYLLTDALDTELVFLLRSLERGGAAMDPRVARCVLERMFGTPRRAPASSSTQVPSAAAETEAPKSVLSVSELKVLNLIAQGWSNRQIAEAFYLSINTIEFHAKSIYRKLAVKSRTQAVREAMQHGLLN; encoded by the coding sequence ATGGCGAGGAATTCGAAGTTCCAGAGCGTGCTGATCGTCCATGACGATCTTCAGGTGACCGAGCGTCTGCGTACCGTCGTGTCGGTGCTCGAGCCCCGAGCCCGCGTGCTGGTCGCCCGCTCGTGCGCCCAGGCCCGCGAGATCCTGGCGCGCAGTTCCTGCTCGCTGGCGCTGGTCGGCATGGACCTGCCCGAGGACGGCGGTGTCTCGACGATCCTGCATCTGCGCGAGGCGCACCCGCACATGGAGCGCATCGCCGTCTCGGCGCTGCCCGATACGCAGCGTGTGCGCGCCGCGGTCTCGGCCGGCGTGGCGGGCTACCTGCTCACCGATGCGCTCGACACCGAACTGGTCTTCCTGCTGCGCTCGCTCGAGCGCGGCGGTGCGGCCATGGACCCGCGCGTCGCCCGTTGCGTGCTCGAACGCATGTTCGGCACGCCGCGCCGCGCGCCGGCCAGCAGCAGCACGCAGGTGCCGTCGGCCGCCGCCGAGACCGAAGCGCCGAAGTCCGTGCTGTCGGTCAGCGAGCTCAAGGTGCTGAACCTGATCGCGCAGGGCTGGAGCAATCGGCAGATCGCCGAGGCCTTCTACCTCTCGATCAACACGATCGAGTTCCACGCCAAGAGCATCTACCGCAAGCTCGCGGTCAAGTCGCGCACGCAAGCCGTTCGCGAAGCGATGCAGCACGGCCTGCTGAACTGA
- a CDS encoding YjbF family lipoprotein, giving the protein MLDTARALYRGQTSASSPTFNPNFAYLRANISGRTLYMVLGYLDQRPEGAVEVWYSGGGEIIRLLNGRLIGTTGLSTDWRAVRIANWPAWPTTASNAGSAPVQRYERERDVMPGYRFGINDEITRISIPAPGDSAIAGTDPKSLQWYEERSVSRPASASLPAARFGISNKTGTPVVIYSEQCISNNLCMSFERWTPPTPATGAPASAGT; this is encoded by the coding sequence ATGCTGGACACAGCACGCGCCCTCTATAGAGGGCAGACGTCGGCATCCTCGCCGACTTTCAATCCCAATTTCGCGTATCTGCGGGCCAACATCTCGGGCCGCACCCTTTACATGGTGCTTGGCTACCTGGACCAGCGACCCGAAGGCGCTGTCGAAGTCTGGTACAGCGGCGGCGGCGAAATCATTCGGTTGTTGAATGGCCGCCTGATCGGCACCACCGGGCTTTCCACGGACTGGCGAGCCGTTCGCATTGCCAACTGGCCCGCTTGGCCCACCACGGCTTCGAACGCCGGTAGCGCCCCCGTGCAGCGCTACGAACGCGAGCGCGACGTCATGCCTGGCTATCGATTCGGCATCAACGACGAAATCACCCGCATCTCCATACCGGCGCCCGGCGACAGCGCGATTGCCGGCACGGACCCGAAGTCGCTTCAGTGGTATGAGGAGCGCAGCGTCTCGCGTCCGGCAAGCGCCTCTCTTCCTGCCGCCCGATTCGGAATCTCGAACAAGACAGGCACACCTGTTGTCATCTATTCCGAGCAGTGCATCTCCAACAATCTGTGTATGAGCTTCGAGCGCTGGACACCTCCCACGCCGGCAACCGGCGCCCCGGCGAGCGCTGGGACATGA
- a CDS encoding glutathione S-transferase N-terminal domain-containing protein — MMVLYSGTTCPFSHRCRFVLFEKGMDFEIRDVDLYNKPEDISVMNPYGQVPILVERDLILYESNIINEYIDERFPHPQLMPGDPVDRARVRLFLLNFEKELFVHVSTLENRTAKGNEKALEKARSHIRDRLTQLAPVFLKNKYMLGDNFSMLDVAIAPLLWRLDYYGIDLSKNAAPLLKYAERIFSRPAYIEALTPSEKVMRK, encoded by the coding sequence ATGATGGTGCTGTATTCAGGTACGACCTGCCCCTTTTCCCACCGCTGCCGTTTCGTGCTGTTCGAGAAGGGCATGGACTTCGAGATCCGCGATGTCGATCTCTACAACAAGCCTGAAGACATCAGCGTGATGAACCCGTACGGCCAGGTCCCGATCCTGGTCGAGCGCGACCTGATCCTGTACGAGTCGAACATCATCAACGAGTACATCGACGAGCGTTTCCCCCATCCGCAGCTGATGCCCGGCGACCCGGTCGACCGCGCGCGCGTGCGCCTGTTCCTGCTCAACTTCGAGAAGGAACTGTTCGTGCACGTGTCGACGCTCGAGAACCGCACCGCCAAGGGCAACGAGAAGGCGCTCGAAAAGGCACGCTCGCACATCCGCGACCGCCTCACGCAGCTCGCGCCCGTGTTCCTCAAGAACAAGTACATGCTGGGCGACAACTTCTCCATGCTCGACGTGGCCATTGCGCCGCTGCTGTGGCGCCTGGACTACTATGGCATCGACCTCAGCAAGAACGCCGCGCCGCTTTTGAAGTACGCCGAGCGCATCTTCTCGCGCCCGGCCTACATCGAAGCGCTGACCCCCTCCGAAAAGGTCATGCGCAAGTAA
- a CDS encoding cytochrome c1, with amino-acid sequence MKKSISGWLAALGLALGLTFSAAASAESGGLAWDKAPNKTNDVAALQNGAKLFVNYCLNCHSAAFMRFNRLQDIGISEQQIKDNLLFTTEKVGETMKANIDARQAKEWFGTTPPDLTLVARSRAGHGGTGADYLYTYLRTYYRDDTKATGWNNLAFPSVAMPNPLWELQGERRPIHAKVEQHGHEADVFTGKWEQVTPGTMTPLQFDTAVGDLVSYMQWMAEPAQNTRIRIGVWVLLFLSMSVIFVWRLNASYWKDVK; translated from the coding sequence ATGAAGAAAAGCATTTCCGGCTGGCTCGCGGCCCTGGGCTTGGCACTGGGCCTGACCTTCTCCGCAGCCGCTTCGGCCGAATCCGGCGGCCTCGCCTGGGACAAGGCCCCGAACAAGACCAACGACGTGGCAGCGCTGCAGAACGGCGCCAAGCTGTTCGTCAACTACTGCCTCAACTGCCACTCGGCCGCCTTCATGCGCTTCAACCGCCTGCAGGACATCGGCATCAGCGAGCAGCAGATCAAGGACAACCTTCTGTTCACGACCGAGAAGGTCGGCGAGACCATGAAGGCCAACATCGATGCACGCCAGGCCAAGGAATGGTTCGGCACCACGCCGCCCGACCTGACGCTGGTGGCGCGCTCGCGCGCCGGCCACGGCGGCACCGGTGCTGATTACCTCTACACCTACCTGCGCACCTACTACCGCGACGACACCAAGGCGACCGGCTGGAACAACCTCGCATTCCCGAGCGTGGCCATGCCCAATCCGCTGTGGGAGCTCCAGGGCGAGCGTCGTCCGATCCACGCCAAGGTCGAACAGCATGGCCACGAGGCCGATGTGTTCACCGGCAAGTGGGAGCAGGTCACGCCCGGCACCATGACCCCGCTGCAGTTCGACACCGCCGTGGGCGACCTGGTGAGCTACATGCAGTGGATGGCCGAGCCGGCTCAGAACACGCGCATCCGCATCGGTGTCTGGGTGCTGCTGTTCCTGTCGATGTCGGTGATTTTCGTGTGGCGACTGAACGCCTCGTATTGGAAAGACGTCAAGTAG
- a CDS encoding YjbH domain-containing protein, translated as MSSRGPSPRHSHWPRHIAAACALLVTCGAWAQQSGTAPSNGPTTRSDADVRAGERFSTWLLRQPPETASPGLSWRVPEERLAQQFLKNTLLVRLEAEARRAPRADQVDRLALITWLQGLPVTGRVALGIVDPRWLETHPAEDPVLSAGQQFVAGPPELKTIAVVRSNGELCHVRHEAGRSALDYANACDLPAADWAWVAQPDGRTARVAVAPWNAQPSDEPAPGSWIWAAPRAMPDLVAASEGMIKFLATQGPSPQVLDAAALDAVAPAPAADKRAPLITSLDTRKGVDATHYAPVRSVLPEPVPTPKVFRTSANDWGETGLLQTPSARMGELGDFRLSLTNVYPYSRLNFMFQPLDWLEAGFRYTSISNQAYAASTTGQSNKDKSIDFKVRLAKESAYVPELALGFRDFGGTGLFSSEYLVASKRYGDFDFSLGIGWGYMGSSGNIKNPLIAVSNRFRTRPGSTATTGGQANFNSFFRGPAALFGGVEWRTPWDPLTLKLEYDGNDYQHEPSGINQRQRTPFNVGLEYRYAPGLSFSLGFERGDKVMLGVSLSTNLAKLQSPKALDAPLPRFTPEAPKAPPGWPTTAADIEARTEWTVQRIAPQGDKLHVWISESLTVYREARVETITALLHRDAPASIKYFVLHYRERGLSLHAQVINRDEWVNEHYRAMTPSEKRAVGQREYAPNVDSSEDMQPLPAVAATAASASVNAPQKAEDGSSTNVATATATAPAPMAPWERKRERYTFGITPSTSQIVGGPDAFLLYQIGIQAVLEYRFTDSTWFNGALNWRMFDNFDKFSYTAPSNLPRVRTFQREYATTKRLTLPVFQLTHVGRLAEDQYYSVYGGALEPMFAGVGAEWLYRPSRSRIAFGIDINHVRQRDFAQDFGLRDYKVNTGHATLYWDTGWNGVRATVSVGQYLAGDKGVTLNVSKSFDNGVVLGAYATKTNVSSREFGEGSFDKGIYVAVPFDAFLPKSSKFTAAFNWSPLIRDGGAKLGRINPLYDMTSIRDPKAFSIGAPESNPPRAGDNILNFEGAR; from the coding sequence ATGAGCTCGCGAGGCCCATCCCCTCGGCATTCCCATTGGCCCCGTCACATAGCGGCGGCGTGCGCGCTGCTCGTCACATGCGGCGCTTGGGCCCAGCAAAGCGGTACGGCACCTTCGAACGGCCCAACCACGCGCTCGGACGCCGATGTCCGCGCCGGCGAGCGCTTCAGCACCTGGCTGCTGCGGCAGCCGCCGGAGACGGCATCCCCCGGACTCTCATGGCGTGTTCCCGAGGAGCGGCTGGCGCAGCAGTTCCTGAAGAACACCCTGCTGGTCCGCCTCGAGGCCGAAGCCCGCCGCGCTCCTCGTGCGGACCAGGTCGACCGGCTTGCACTGATCACCTGGCTGCAAGGCCTGCCCGTGACCGGGCGCGTGGCTCTGGGCATCGTCGACCCTCGGTGGCTGGAAACTCATCCCGCGGAGGACCCCGTCCTGTCGGCCGGCCAGCAATTCGTGGCAGGCCCGCCTGAACTGAAGACGATCGCCGTGGTGCGTTCCAACGGCGAGCTCTGCCATGTCCGGCACGAGGCCGGCCGCAGCGCCTTGGACTATGCCAACGCCTGCGATCTTCCCGCCGCCGATTGGGCCTGGGTGGCGCAGCCCGATGGCCGCACCGCACGCGTCGCTGTCGCGCCCTGGAACGCGCAGCCATCGGACGAACCCGCGCCTGGATCCTGGATCTGGGCCGCGCCGCGAGCCATGCCGGATCTGGTCGCGGCGTCGGAGGGGATGATCAAGTTCCTGGCGACCCAGGGGCCCTCGCCCCAGGTCCTGGATGCCGCTGCGCTCGATGCTGTCGCGCCGGCGCCCGCCGCCGACAAGCGCGCGCCGCTGATCACGTCCCTCGACACACGAAAAGGCGTCGACGCAACCCACTACGCGCCTGTGCGCTCCGTGCTGCCTGAGCCGGTGCCCACGCCCAAGGTCTTCCGGACCAGCGCCAACGACTGGGGCGAAACCGGCCTCCTCCAAACGCCTTCAGCGCGCATGGGGGAGCTCGGAGACTTCCGGCTCTCGCTCACCAACGTCTATCCCTACTCGCGGCTGAACTTCATGTTCCAGCCGCTGGACTGGCTCGAGGCAGGCTTTCGCTACACCTCGATCAGCAACCAGGCCTACGCGGCAAGCACCACGGGCCAATCGAACAAGGACAAGAGTATCGATTTCAAGGTCCGGCTCGCCAAGGAGTCGGCCTACGTGCCGGAACTCGCGCTCGGATTCCGCGACTTCGGCGGTACCGGCCTGTTCTCGTCCGAATACCTCGTCGCCAGCAAACGCTACGGCGACTTCGATTTCAGCCTCGGCATCGGCTGGGGCTACATGGGCAGCAGCGGCAACATCAAGAATCCGCTGATCGCCGTCAGCAATCGCTTCAGAACACGTCCCGGCAGCACAGCCACCACCGGCGGCCAGGCCAACTTCAACAGCTTCTTCCGCGGGCCCGCAGCGCTTTTCGGCGGCGTCGAATGGCGTACTCCCTGGGACCCGCTGACCCTGAAGCTCGAATACGACGGCAACGACTATCAGCACGAGCCGTCGGGCATCAATCAGCGCCAGCGAACCCCGTTCAACGTGGGGCTCGAGTACCGCTACGCGCCCGGACTGTCGTTCTCCCTGGGCTTCGAACGCGGCGACAAGGTCATGCTCGGCGTCTCGCTCTCGACCAATCTCGCCAAGCTCCAGTCCCCCAAGGCGCTCGATGCGCCGCTGCCACGCTTCACGCCCGAAGCACCCAAAGCGCCGCCTGGCTGGCCGACCACCGCGGCGGACATCGAGGCCCGTACCGAATGGACCGTGCAGCGCATCGCCCCGCAGGGCGACAAGCTGCATGTCTGGATCAGCGAAAGCTTGACGGTCTATCGCGAAGCACGCGTCGAGACCATCACCGCGCTGCTGCATCGCGACGCGCCGGCCTCGATCAAGTACTTCGTCCTCCACTACCGCGAACGCGGGCTCTCTCTGCACGCGCAAGTGATCAATCGCGACGAGTGGGTCAACGAGCACTACAGGGCGATGACTCCGAGCGAGAAGCGTGCTGTTGGCCAGCGCGAGTACGCACCCAACGTGGACAGCAGCGAAGACATGCAGCCTCTGCCTGCCGTCGCCGCCACGGCGGCGAGCGCATCCGTCAATGCGCCGCAGAAGGCAGAGGATGGTTCGTCGACCAATGTGGCCACTGCCACGGCGACGGCGCCTGCGCCGATGGCGCCATGGGAACGCAAGCGTGAACGCTACACGTTCGGCATCACGCCCAGCACCTCTCAGATCGTCGGCGGCCCGGACGCCTTCCTGCTTTACCAAATCGGCATTCAAGCGGTTCTCGAGTACCGGTTCACCGACAGCACCTGGTTCAATGGCGCTCTCAACTGGCGCATGTTCGACAACTTCGACAAGTTCAGCTACACCGCCCCCAGCAATCTGCCGCGCGTGCGGACCTTCCAGCGTGAGTACGCCACGACGAAGCGGCTCACCTTGCCGGTGTTCCAGCTCACGCATGTGGGCCGCCTGGCGGAAGATCAGTACTACAGCGTCTATGGTGGCGCACTCGAACCCATGTTCGCGGGCGTCGGCGCTGAATGGCTCTATCGCCCGTCACGCAGCCGTATCGCTTTCGGCATTGACATCAACCATGTACGGCAACGCGACTTCGCGCAGGACTTCGGTCTGCGCGACTACAAGGTCAACACGGGCCACGCCACGCTGTACTGGGACACGGGCTGGAACGGCGTTCGCGCAACAGTCAGCGTGGGTCAGTACCTCGCCGGCGACAAGGGCGTCACGCTCAACGTCAGCAAGAGCTTCGACAACGGCGTGGTGCTCGGCGCCTACGCGACGAAGACGAACGTGTCGTCGCGTGAGTTCGGCGAAGGCAGCTTCGACAAGGGCATCTACGTGGCGGTGCCTTTCGACGCCTTCCTGCCGAAGTCGAGCAAGTTCACGGCCGCGTTCAATTGGTCGCCGCTCATTCGGGACGGTGGCGCGAAGCTGGGCCGGATCAATCCGCTTTACGACATGACGTCGATCAGGGATCCGAAGGCCTTCTCGATCGGGGCTCCGGAGAGCAATCCGCCGCGGGCGGGGGACAATATTTTGAACTTCGAAGGGGCTCGCTGA
- a CDS encoding ClpXP protease specificity-enhancing factor yields the protein MINALESSSTRPYLIRALYEWCTDNGFTPYVAVQVDDTVQVPREYVKNGEIVLNISFDATSSLKLGNDFIEFKARFAGTAREISVPVGRVIAIYARENGQGMAFPAPPPAADTGMGLDSPAATGVSAPASPVRSALRDASRGGSESEANRVVHLVTADDAGSDVTDIGDGPEADPTDEPPRPPAGGGARPSLKRVK from the coding sequence ATGATCAACGCGCTCGAGTCGTCTTCCACCCGCCCGTATCTCATCCGGGCGCTGTACGAATGGTGCACCGACAACGGGTTCACGCCCTATGTCGCGGTGCAGGTCGACGACACCGTGCAGGTGCCGCGCGAGTACGTGAAGAACGGCGAGATCGTGCTGAACATCAGTTTCGACGCGACCAGCTCGCTCAAGCTCGGCAACGACTTCATCGAGTTCAAGGCCCGTTTCGCGGGCACGGCGCGCGAGATCAGCGTGCCCGTGGGCCGCGTGATCGCGATCTATGCGCGCGAGAACGGCCAGGGCATGGCCTTTCCCGCACCGCCCCCGGCGGCCGACACCGGCATGGGGCTCGACTCCCCGGCCGCCACGGGCGTGTCGGCACCGGCGAGCCCGGTGCGTTCGGCGCTGCGTGATGCCTCGCGCGGCGGTAGCGAGAGCGAGGCCAACCGGGTCGTGCACCTGGTGACGGCCGACGATGCGGGCAGCGACGTGACCGACATCGGCGACGGCCCCGAGGCCGACCCGACCGACGAGCCGCCGCGCCCTCCGGCCGGCGGCGGTGCGCGGCCTTCGCTCAAGC
- a CDS encoding cytochrome bc complex cytochrome b subunit — translation MAEFHEISPNAPASAKLLNWVDNRFPLTKLWNDQWGKYYAPKNFNFWYIFGSLAMLVLVIQIVTGIFLVMHYKPDANQAFASVEYIMRDVPWGWLIRYIHSTGASAFFVVVYLHMFRGLMYGSYRKPRELIWVFGCAIFLCLMAEAFMGYLLPWGQMSYWGAQVIVNLFAAIPFIGPDLALLIRGDYVVSDATLNRFFSFHVIAVPLVLLGLVVAHLIALHEVGSNNPDGIEIKAKRGPDGHPLDGIPSHPYYTVHDIFGVVVFLTIFSAVIFFAPEAGGYFLEYNNFIPADSLKTPNHIAPVWYFTPFYSMLRATTDDMVNVFALIIGAAAIWNFVKGKSGVALKVAIIVVAAVAIFLLKTFDAKFWGVVVMGGSVIILFFLPWLDHSEVKSIRYRPSWHKYVYGVFVFFFLILGYLGIQPPGVWGNLVIGSFALDIAQTISQIGTLFYFGFFLLMPWWSRKGEFKTVPDRVTFAAH, via the coding sequence ATGGCTGAATTCCACGAAATCTCCCCCAACGCCCCGGCCAGCGCCAAGCTGCTGAACTGGGTCGACAACCGCTTCCCGCTGACCAAGCTGTGGAACGATCAGTGGGGCAAGTACTACGCGCCGAAGAACTTCAACTTCTGGTACATCTTCGGCTCGCTGGCGATGCTGGTCCTCGTGATCCAGATCGTCACCGGCATCTTCCTCGTCATGCACTACAAGCCCGACGCGAACCAGGCGTTCGCATCGGTCGAGTACATCATGCGCGACGTGCCATGGGGCTGGCTGATCCGCTACATCCACTCGACGGGCGCCTCAGCGTTCTTCGTGGTGGTCTATTTGCACATGTTCCGCGGGCTCATGTACGGCAGCTACCGCAAGCCGCGCGAGCTGATCTGGGTGTTCGGCTGCGCGATCTTCCTGTGCCTGATGGCAGAAGCCTTCATGGGCTACCTGCTGCCCTGGGGCCAGATGTCCTACTGGGGCGCCCAGGTGATCGTGAACCTGTTCGCCGCCATCCCGTTCATCGGTCCTGACCTGGCCCTGCTGATCCGCGGCGACTACGTGGTGAGCGACGCCACGCTCAACCGCTTCTTCAGCTTCCACGTGATCGCCGTGCCGCTGGTGCTGCTCGGCCTGGTGGTGGCCCACCTGATCGCGCTGCACGAAGTGGGTTCGAACAACCCCGACGGCATCGAGATCAAGGCCAAGCGCGGTCCCGACGGCCATCCGCTCGACGGCATCCCGTCGCACCCGTACTACACGGTGCACGACATCTTCGGCGTGGTGGTGTTCCTCACGATCTTCTCGGCGGTGATCTTCTTCGCCCCCGAAGCCGGCGGCTACTTCCTGGAGTACAACAACTTCATCCCGGCCGATTCGCTGAAGACGCCGAACCACATCGCGCCGGTCTGGTACTTCACGCCCTTCTATTCGATGCTGCGTGCGACCACCGACGACATGGTCAACGTGTTCGCGCTGATCATCGGCGCGGCCGCGATCTGGAACTTCGTCAAGGGCAAGTCGGGCGTGGCGCTCAAGGTCGCGATCATCGTCGTGGCCGCCGTGGCGATCTTCCTGCTCAAGACCTTCGACGCCAAGTTTTGGGGCGTGGTCGTGATGGGCGGCTCGGTCATCATCCTGTTCTTCCTGCCGTGGCTCGACCACAGCGAAGTCAAGTCGATCCGCTACCGTCCGAGCTGGCACAAGTACGTGTACGGCGTGTTCGTCTTCTTCTTCCTGATCCTGGGCTACCTCGGCATCCAGCCGCCCGGCGTCTGGGGCAATCTCGTGATCGGCTCGTTCGCGCTCGACATCGCGCAGACCATCTCGCAGATCGGCACGCTGTTCTATTTCGGTTTCTTTCTGCTGATGCCGTGGTGGAGCCGCAAGGGCGAGTTCAAGACCGTGCCCGACCGCGTGACCTTCGCCGCCCATTGA
- the petA gene encoding ubiquinol-cytochrome c reductase iron-sulfur subunit gives MSDMTAGSPRIDTSKRTWLIASGCAGAVGGVATAIPFVSTFQPSEKAKAAGAAVEVDISGLKVGEKVTVEWRGKPVWILKRSPEQIAELPKLDAQLADPQSKRHPDEFTPKYAQNEHRSIKPDVLVVVGICTHLGCSPVDRLQSGPQPSLPNDWEGGFLCPCHGSTFDLAGRVFKNKPAPDNLPVPPHMYLSDTKLLIGEDSKKA, from the coding sequence ATGAGTGACATGACCGCCGGCTCCCCCCGGATCGACACAAGCAAGCGGACCTGGTTGATCGCGTCCGGCTGTGCCGGTGCAGTGGGAGGCGTGGCCACCGCGATTCCCTTTGTCAGCACGTTCCAGCCCTCCGAAAAGGCCAAGGCCGCCGGCGCTGCCGTCGAGGTCGACATCTCCGGCCTGAAGGTCGGCGAGAAAGTCACCGTCGAGTGGCGCGGCAAGCCGGTCTGGATCCTCAAGCGCTCCCCGGAGCAGATCGCCGAGCTCCCGAAGCTCGATGCGCAGCTCGCGGACCCGCAGTCCAAGCGTCATCCCGACGAATTCACGCCCAAGTACGCCCAGAACGAGCACCGCTCGATCAAGCCCGACGTGCTGGTCGTGGTCGGCATCTGCACCCACCTCGGCTGCTCGCCGGTGGACCGCCTGCAGTCCGGCCCGCAGCCCTCGCTGCCCAACGACTGGGAAGGCGGCTTCCTCTGCCCTTGCCACGGTTCCACGTTCGACCTGGCCGGCCGCGTCTTCAAGAACAAGCCCGCGCCCGACAACCTGCCTGTGCCGCCGCACATGTACCTGTCGGACACCAAGCTCCTGATCGGTGAAGACTCCAAGAAGGCCTGA